In Emys orbicularis isolate rEmyOrb1 chromosome 16, rEmyOrb1.hap1, whole genome shotgun sequence, a genomic segment contains:
- the OSM gene encoding oncostatin-M: MEKEAKELFRSYLTHQGLLMSDLRRLCDEAVQWFPTENITDQPKVVMLQELYRTLVHMKDALENIGKQQQVLSTPGAALLDKLQRTQWAVRGLLSNTGCALCLEGVSPNSRHTPERPAATNAFQQKIDGCKVLRNWHKFLEKLARGSGKKAPQALRDQRKRRKGTKRKEGSSRSGMSRPVGAREP, encoded by the exons ATGGAAAAGGAAGCCAAGGAGCTGTTCAGGTCCTAT ttGACTCACCAGGGCTTGCTTATGTCCGACCTTCGCCGACTCTGCGATGAGGCTGTACAGTGGTTTCCTACAGAGAATATAACAGACCAGCCAAAGGTTGTCATGCTGCAGGAGCTATACCGGACTCTGGTGCACATGAAGGACGCCCTCGAGAACATcgggaagcagcagcaggtgctgagcaccccaggTGCTGCACTACTTGACAAACTCCAAAGAACCCAGTGGGCGGTGAGAGGGCTTCTCTCCAACACCGGCTGTGCCCTCTGTCTCGAGGGCGTCTCGCCCAACTCCAGGCACACCCCAGAGAGACCTGCAGCCACTAACGCTTTCCAGCAAAAGATTGACGGATGCAAAGTGCTCAGGAACTGGCACAAGTTCCTGGAGAAACTGGCCAGGGGCTCAGGGAAGAAAGCGCCGCAGGCACTCAGAGATCAAAGGAAAAGACGGAAAGGCACAAAAAGAAAGGAGGGTTCCTCACGCTCCGGAATGAGCCGCccagtgggagccagggagccCTAG